A DNA window from Candidatus Roseilinea sp. contains the following coding sequences:
- a CDS encoding phosphate transport system regulatory protein PhoU, translating to MSSALHTRSALDHDIAEIRNDILRMGSLVEEQIANAVRALKDRDLSLAHQVIEADQRINALRYRVESECVRTIAMQQPAARDLRCIVAAIHMAGELERIADHASGIAAIAIRIGDEPLVKPLIDIPRMQAIAREMIRNALDAFVRMDAEAAKAIFARDQEVDELYVQVLRELLTFMMQDAKTITQSTYLLWVAHNLERIADRATNLCERVIFAVTAELGDYKPAPAE from the coding sequence ATGTCAAGTGCTCTACACACCCGCTCGGCGCTCGATCACGACATCGCTGAGATTCGCAACGACATTCTGCGCATGGGGAGCCTGGTCGAAGAACAGATCGCCAATGCGGTTCGCGCGCTCAAGGATCGTGATCTGTCGCTGGCGCACCAAGTCATCGAGGCGGATCAGCGCATCAACGCGCTGCGTTATCGGGTCGAGTCTGAGTGTGTGCGCACGATTGCGATGCAGCAGCCGGCGGCGAGAGACCTGCGCTGCATCGTCGCCGCAATTCACATGGCCGGCGAACTGGAGCGCATCGCCGATCACGCCAGCGGCATCGCTGCTATCGCCATTCGAATCGGCGATGAGCCGTTAGTCAAACCGCTCATTGACATCCCGCGCATGCAAGCAATCGCGCGCGAGATGATTCGGAATGCGCTGGATGCGTTCGTGCGGATGGATGCCGAGGCTGCGAAGGCGATCTTCGCGCGCGATCAAGAAGTGGACGAGCTGTATGTGCAGGTTCTGCGCGAGTTGTTGACATTCATGATGCAGGATGCGAAGACGATCACGCAATCAACATATTTGCTCTGGGTTGCGCATAACCTGGAGCGCATTGCCGATAGGGCGACTAATCTGTGCGAACGGGTGATCTTTGCCGTGACCGCGGAACTGGGGGATTACAAGCCCGCTCCGGCCGAGTGA